One genomic segment of Besnoitia besnoiti strain Bb-Ger1 chromosome VII, whole genome shotgun sequence includes these proteins:
- a CDS encoding hypothetical protein (encoded by transcript BESB_078160), with the protein MTFANSSSAYSRGARRACVLQRPVHHSSSPVAPPRLLSRRKLRISYSLLLPHADFTSAECFSEFSAFRCLSSLVPTASAACSYAPARLRLHAFRPRAALAGDETASPSRILSLLHLLRQPHLSLLHQAASRSPSARGSASSPPDSASPDSALSLSAGPSSLSPSSSHSSPSCSTCCASPEALPVAAATAHALALAAAIHSDEEADVEGEPTQPRSTEQGAGDHASPPSLPRSLSVDVLQAFLEGSWQSILAAVRSPSPSSLAARSSAAERLWLLSLLRPPLCDARVNAFLEACAQAGGLREGASAEAQGETSAAGLRDAAGAALPLLPLAASLFNLGRRDLLEPLMVTQLFPSLAAYSLSPPLLAFFAKLYVQLWEPGREAGRSSPGSGRSQGSARKAQAVFFGAICDSLSRASSPSNSLFFTPDDYVVCLQALALFHYVPRRSFPLELSRGASLDSLREDETDEASGAPPRREEPASAPAVTIRFLRHPEYAFQLHAFDSSELNEVFVRGLQALLRPAAGEAQLRSREDSIATSLGEKEEKKGQKGGGERDTLSLESLIRLTDTLLLRDAFMREHFSLIRDKQLSTASRLSAAPRQSQGDRWVAKDARLEPASESEAVLKEMNSFWSVYTAHQEAVLERLVCCMLHLPTAQWKLVSPLTILNLLHALLRLYRVSPDCLGASERRRKHRQLLLAPLAWSSSFEAVQQSENEPPPHRESSQRNALWASTLKAAVEDVSGPGAAGALARFAASPASFSSSASSASPSCVSPDASPAGEGTLSAAVPPVFLLFERLIAEVRTRAELRATEAALLLDAASSLSSHPFTRSFFLDSRMRAGEQGVLSSFSACPPASSSALHSPPQSSTSSPPPSSSPSPSSSPPSSSSSSPSSVSSSSSTVLPVVRRAMNVDRLAESFFSLREVAPEIYASALPLHAFQESRLDQVTRKLALQTLRALPLSAAGGAERLNNETDVRVGGEEGEPQPWEETAERTPEEGGGAEGDAPDEAGAATQATPESAPLGDAASPWIASRLLQPEGRKGLSASPLSAPSRRPWACTVVDDALLAEVAEKAVLRDVHGLSLPAALLLLQALRDLQAFERFSLFELVLANVLREAHRLQPPQIVFLAATLHGLRHALARSMAACASFLSSASRSADCQSAGESEGPRDRRALYRAKKEHRELRRRLKAVTRMQKELVEMFLERQEDFLKAPKEFAAIFYVFSKSGLMTLSLFLKLQPHCQAQLARFSPHDLSLFFLGFSLACASPAAPGSAEFLSSLFSALSHALPSLSPRDLAVCFWCMYAVGCIGSASQPAFLRELVDSGMQRIHRNMRSFSPKELLLVASTVGRLNVQRQPILLDLFRALYAFLPLYDAEELAAAFFAFGRGGIWDDAVELRFLHCLSLALPVASQHALAQIVLGFYSLDRAAPTCQASPLRAALFASEASVAARRESFRAQLLSRLLQSSSELSARHLATVLICAPALRAVEADLRVFMRELLRSERDTRAAGTSQAARIEGERKIAAETEAEDEPERGDGDEGDRGPLAFEASSSFFASSDSPSSPSASPFLSASTSASLRASGGDGGRRMHAQAARRRTPVEEINKLCSLSAVELVRILQSTARLEFFPAAFVKCLLFALRKKAANLDSLQLLSAVYALDQLGYAPFRLRWRLGSLLKERTRNYGINMSDLLAAAPAMDRVGIFHRLDVKLQHEVYHRLDEEARRIVSEPLSPPDPSEAETSLVIPRARNLALLQANRMERGGPVESKFRLLFPRKKRESRTLPAGFLEIPCGADPRDAPERDGADEVPAWRGSGGREKKSRKRPPPSPEEEEERQRRIREETASQWGAQDEEKHAAEIFREAIRRL; encoded by the exons ATGACTTTCGCAAACTCCTCTTCGGCATACAgtcgaggcgcccgccgcgcctgtgtGCTGCAAAGGCCTGTGCATCATTCTTCGTCTCCCGTCGcgcccccgcgccttctGAGCCGAAGGAAACTTCGAATTTCTtattctcttcttcttccgcatgCCGACTTCACTTCGGCCGAGTGCTTTTCTGAGTTTTCCGCTTTTCGCTGCCTTTCATCTCTCGTTCCTAcagcctccgctgcctgctcttacgcgcccgcgcgtctgcggctgcacgccttccggcctcgcgctgcgcttgCAGGAGACGAGactgcgtctccttctcgaatcctctctctgctccacCTTCTTCGCCAGCCTCATCTCAGTCTTCTTCACCAGGCTGCCTCTcgttcgccgtctgcgcgtggctccgcctcctcgcctccggaTTCTGCATCGCCGGACTCAgctttgtctctctccgccggtccttcgtctctctctccttcttcttctcactcttctccttcttgtTCAACGTGTTGTGCTTCGCCAGAGGCCCTTCCAGTtgctgcagcgacggcgcacgCTCTCGCGCTTGCTGCGGCAATTCACTCGGATGAGGAGGCGGACGTGGAGGGCGAACCGACGCAGCCGAGGTCAACGGAACAGGGCGCGGGAGATcatgcctcgcctccctccctgCCGCGGTCGCTCTCGGTCGACGTTCTTCAGGCCTTTCTCGAAGGCTCCTGGCAATCCATTCTTGCGGCGGTCCGATCGCCCTCTCCatcttctctcgctgcgcgttcttccgccgccgagcggctTTGGCTGCTTTCCCTGCTACGCCCGCCGTTGTGTGACGCGCGGGTGAACGCCTTCCTCGAAGCCTGTGCGCAGGCCGGCGGCCTCAGAGAAGGTGCCAGCGCAGAGGCTCAAGGAGAGACTTCTGCTGCAGGCctgagagacgcggcgggcgccgcgctgccgctgctccctCTCGCCGCAAGTCTGTTCAACCTCG GTCGCCGCGACTTGTTGGAGCCGCTGATGGTCACGCAGCTCTTCCCCTCCCTCGCGGCCTACTCGCtatcgccgccgctgctcgccttcttcgcgaagCTCTACGTTCAGCT GTGGGAACCTGGGCGAGAGGCTGGGCGATCGAGCCCAGGGAGCGGCCGCAGTCAGGGgtccgcgaggaaggcgcaggcagTTTTCTTCGGCGCGATCTGTGACAGTCTCTCCCGTGCCTCGTCCCCTTCGaattctctcttcttcactcCAGAC GACTACGTAGTGTGTCTGCAagcgctcgcgctcttccACTACGTGCCGCGGCGTTCGTTTCCGCTGGAGCTCTCGCGGGGGGCGTCGCTGGATTCTctgagagaagacgagaccgacgaggcgagcggcgcgcctcctcgccgcgaagagccGGCCTCCGCACCCGCCGTCACTATTCGCTTCTTGCGGCATCCAGAGTATGCCTTCCAGCTGCACGCTTTCGACTCCTCGGAGCTGAACGAAgtcttcgtccgcggcctccaggcgctgcttcgcccggcggcgggagaggcgcagctgcgcagccgagAAGACTCTATTGCAACCTCGCttggagaaaaagaagaaaaaaaaggacAAAAAggaggaggggagagggACACGTTGTCTCTGGAGAGTCTCATTCGCCTGACCGATactcttctgcttcgtgaCGCGTTCATGCGAGAACATTTTTCGCTTATCCGCGACAAGCAGCTCTCCACCGCTTCCCGCctgtccgcggcgccgcgccagagTCAGGGAGACCGGTGGGTCGCGAAAGATGCGCGCCTGGAGCCGGCCTCCGAATCAGAGGCGGTGCTGAAGGAAATGAACAGTTTCTGGAGTGTGTATACGGCGCACCAAGAGGCCGtcctcgagcgcctcgtctgTTGCATGCTCCATCTCCCTACAGCGCAATGGAAGTTGGTTTCGCCCCTGACAATCCTTAACCTGCTGCACGCCCTGTTGCGTCTCTACCGCGTCAGTCCAGACTGCCTCGGCGCGTCAgagcgcagaagaaagcACCGGCAGCTTCTCCTGGCACCCCTCGCGTGGTCTTCCTCTTTTGAGGCAGTCCAGCAGAGCGAAAAcgagcctccgccgcaccgCGAAAGTTCACAGCGGAATGCGCTGTGGGCGAGCACACTCAAAGCTGCAGTGGAGGACGTCAGCgggcctggcgccgctggagcgctCGCTCGGTttgcggcttcgcctgcgtctttctcgtcgtccgcgtcttctgcgtcgccgtcttgcGTCTCGCCAGATGcatcgcctgcaggcgaaggcacGCTCAGCGCGGCCGTTCCCCcggttttccttctctttg AACGCCTCATCGCCGAAgtccgcacgcgcgcggagctgcgggcgacggaggccgcgctgcttctcgacgcggcgagctctctctcctcgcatCCGTTCACTCGCTCGTTTTTCCTAGACTCACGAATGCGAGCTGGCGAGCAAGGCGttctgtcttctttctctgcgtgccctcctgcctcctcgtcggctCTCCATTCCCCGCCACAGTCCAGcacctcgtctcctccgccgtcttcttcgccgtcgccttcatcttctcccccctcttcttcttcttcctctccctcttctgtctcttcgtcttcttctacTGTGCTGCCTGTCGTTCGGCGTGCGATGAACGTGGATCGGCTCGCGGagagcttcttctcgctgcggGAGGTCGCGCCGGAGATCTACGcgtccgcgctgcctctgcatgcctTCCAGGAGTCCCGCCTCGACCAGGTCACGCGAAAactggcgctgcagacgctccgagcgctgccgctgtctgcggccggcggcgcggagcgcctgAACAATGAAACCGACGTGCGTgtcggcggagaagaaggcgaaccGCAGCCCTgggaggagacggcggaaaGAACTCctgaggagggcggcggcgcagaaggagacgcgccagatgaggcaggcgcagcgacgcaggcgaccccggagagcgcgccgctaggcgacgcggcgtcgccgtggATCGCCtcccgcctgctgcagcctgAGGGCAGAAAGgggctctccgcctctcctctctctgcgccttcgcgtcgacCCTGGGCCTGCACCGTCGTCGACGACGCGCTCCTCGCGGAGGTCGCAGAAAAAGCTGTCTTGCGAGACGTCCACGgactctctctccccgcggcgcttcttcttctgcaggcgcttcgcGATCTCCAAGC GTTTGAGCGTTTTTCGCTCTTCGAATTGGTTCTCGCGAACGTGTTGCGTGAGGCACATCGATTGCAGCCTCCGCAGatcgtcttcctcgcggcgacgctccacggcctgcgccacgcgctggcgcgcagcATGGCGGCATGTGCGTCGTTcctgtcttccgcgtcgcgaTCGGCTGATTGTCagagcgcgggagagagcgaaggcccGAGAGACAGGCGGGCGCTTTACCGGGCGAAGAAAGAAcaccgcgagctgcggcggagactcaAGGCCgtcacgcgcatgcagaaggaGCTCGTGGAGATGTTCCTCGAACGGCAGGAGGACTTCCTCAAAGCCCCGAAAGAATTCGCCGCGATCTTCTACGTCTTTAGCAAA AGCGGACTCATGACGCTGTCGCTTTTCCTCAAGCTTCAGCCGCATTGtcaggcgcagctggcgcggTTTTCCCCGCACGATCTTTCGCTCTTTTTTCTgggtttttctctcgcctgcgcctcgccggccgcgccgggCTCCGCTGAatttctctcttcgctctttTCTGCGCTTTCGCACGCACtgccctctctgtctcctcgcgacCTGGCGGTCTGCTTCTGGTGCATGTACGCCGTGGGGTGCATCGGCAGCGCGAGTCAGCCGGCGTTTCTGCGGGAGTTGGTCGACAGCGGCATGCAGCGAATTCACCGCAACATGCGGAGCTTCTCTCCGAAGGAGCTGCTTCTCGTTGCCTCCACAGTCGGCCGGCTGAACGTCCAGCGGCAGCCGATCCTCCTCGATCTCTTTCGCGCGCTCTACGCCTTTTTGCCGCTCTACGACGCCGAAGAACTCGCGGCG gccttcttcgccttcggccgcggaggcatcTGGGACGATGCTGTCGAgctccgcttcctccactgtctttcgctcgcgcttcccgtcgcctcgcagcaC gccctcgcgcAAATTGTGCTGGGTTTCTACTCGCTCGATCGCGCCGCACCGACGTGtcaggcgtctcctctccgcgcggcgctgttCGCCTCAGaggcctctgtcgccgcgcggcgcgagtccttccgcgcgcagctgctttcgcggctgctgcagagctccagcgagctctctgcgcggcatCTGGCGACCGTGCTGatctgcgcgccggcgctgcgggctgtggaggcggacTTGAGGGTTTTCATGCGTGAGTTGCttcgcagcgagcgagacacACGTGCTGCAGGCActtcgcaggccgcgaggatagaaggagagcgaaaaattgcggcggagacggaggcggaggacgaaccagaaagaggagacggcgacgagggagatCGCGGCCCTCTCGCATTTGAGGCAtcctcgtctttcttcgcttcttcagaTTCTCCATCCTCTCCGTCCGCTTcaccttttctctctgcctctacctctgcgtcgctgcgggcgTCTGGGGGGgatggcgggcgccgcatgcatgcacaggctgcgcgcagacgcacccCAGTTGAGGAAATCAACAAGCTCTGCTCGCTGTCTGCTGTCGAGCTCGTCCGCATTCTGCAGTCcacggcgcgcctcgagttCTTTCCGGCGGCCTTCGTGAAgtgtcttctcttcgccctgcGAAAAAAAGCCGCGAACCTCGACT ctctgcagctcctgagCGCCGTCTACGCCCTAGACCAGCTGGGCTACGCGCCGTTCCGCCTGCGGTGGCGTCTCGGCTCGCTGCTGAAGGAGCGCACGCGAAACTACGGAATCAACATGTCGGACCTGCTTGCCGCAGCCCCAGCGATG GACCGCGTGGGGATTTTCCATCGCCTGGACGTGAAGCTGCAGCACGAGGTCTACCACCGCCTggacgaggaggcccgcCGAATCGTCTCCgagccgctctcgcctccggaTCCG AGCGAGGCTGAGACCAGCCTTGTCATCCCCCGTGCGCGGAAcctcgcgctgcttcagGCGAACCGAATGGAGCGTGGCGGCCCTGTGGAGTCGAAATTTCGGCTTCTTTTCCCGAGGAAAAAACGCGAATCTCGAACGCTTCCAGCGGGATTCCTCGAG atcccctgcggcgcggacCCTCGAGATGCCCCCGAGCGAGACGGTGCGGACGAAGTTCCCGCGTGGAGAGGTAGCGGAggccgagagaagaaaagcagaaaaaggccgccgccctcgcctgaggaggaggaagaaaggcaGCGCCGAATTCGAGAAGAGACCGCGTCGCAGTGGGGCGCTCAAGACGAGGAAAAACATGCCGCAGAAATCTTCAGAGAAGCTATTCGCCGCCTCTAA
- a CDS encoding WD domain, G-beta repeat-containing protein (encoded by transcript BESB_078150), with protein MTSVASLPDCSPEAAVRRASPLDLQPASSPSSCSSLPVSAAASACVSVSPSTRRRFSAACLCASEPEDRFIAPPSLSLLHRLRATLSHPSLSAPLVASRENGPSVTDSPSSPAQQAPLPATSAPGFSAGGREVKREEKGERRRQEPSVKLDLQRRQAHAAYRRLLCSSLFPSLCSEVQTRGGLPGDEGGCTSLRGKTARTGPEGAGPRGCKAKRRAAEDRPEHFPAPSPLLTSPLSQSPRSRRRRRQMRTASPSSLSAADVRKRFRLLEVAPASRADSPIASDENCLLSVPPAVLRGADGDGEGPGSLATAHGATWRGVDDEQDDFWRTWEEEEESEEEADRPGGAAASGPQRPYRTLPAPDLLDDFYLNLVDWSRDNVLAVALKLKLFLWSPRAGRFADGRQSHLLFNASGASSSPSAAGDAREDGVVCVKFSPQFPSLLLVGFRSGLAELWDIQAEKKLRTLRGHASRATVAAWSPTQLTVATGARDQKILVRDLRVARPYVSCLVGHGSELCGLDVSPSETLLASGGNDNLLCVWDYRALPCAVPSTAASVFSRGGGVDAGALPSAFFRGSAAGRCTRNHYLSVGRFEDAASRSAGGAQFFLPAASAAAAHGRAAERERGRRGLFASPLPSLFRGARDPLLLDGLGSAGCPRTSSLFRGQGDAAPAHLASSSAWSADRGGAGRWRERDERGEESGGRDAARHASDQGFSHLFFSPLLPASESAAGAAALWPGDSVVVAYPDRPQSLSLSVVESAFLDSAGDVAFGGGAQTASLSSSPPLAFPLTGDGRGRREEGEADERVARDRRRGERTILRTPPVLDHLQSVSNSRRSSSSSYSSRFPSAAAQEATTHAARLLPERARRLFGAALRGLDGLYAAGFAEAQDEEALSFSHSSRVLFSAATRRSAGVPAGGRAPHSGLGLGFAHPAVSGSDAGPFRPGAQRGAAGLGPERGGPSGGRAGGGGALFRDSAARTKPPPSAKEKARDKGRSTPLFTYQEHSAAVKAVAWSPHATGLLASGGGTADRHVRFWNTSLATTSSVYRFDVGCQVCNLCFSPHSEELLSTHGFSLNQVFIWDYSPRLLSSCSAPSSAPFLSSSLASVSDAALISAFSSSPAAAAVEHPMRKRATLSGHTARVLFVAVSPCGRRAVTGAGRGDESLKFWRVFEGDSRASGDNARLPRDAGTMRAQGSALWRLRGSGRLRRRERADENESCDTDGDDDAREDATGFGAWR; from the exons ATGACGAGCGTCGCTTCGCTCCCGGACTGCAGTCCCGAGGCGGCAGTtcgtcgcgcctccccgCTTGACCTGCAgcccgcttcctctccttcttcctgctcctcgctgcctgtctccgccgctgcctctgcttgcgtgtctgtctctccctctactcggcggcgcttctcggcTGCGTGTCTGTGCGCAAGCGAGCCCGAGGATCGCTTcatcgcgccgccgtctctcagcctcctccatcggctgcgggcgacgctgAGTCacccttcgctctctgcgccgctcgtcgCTTCGCGGGAGAACGGGCCTTCTGTGACAgactcgccttcttcgccggcgcagcaggcgcctctgcccGCCACGTCAGCGCCAGGCTTCTCcgcgggggggagagaggtcaagcgcgaagagaagggcgagcggcgccggcaagaGCCGAGCGTCAAGTTAGATCTGCAGCGCAGGCAAGCCCACGCGGCGTACCGGCGACTGCTGTGCTCAAGTCTCTTTCcgagtctctgcagcgaagtGCAGACGCGCGGGGGACTTccaggcgacgaaggcggctgCACGTCACTCAGAGGAAAGACCGCGCGCACGGGTCCAGAGGGAGCAGGCCCCAGGGGCTgcaaggcgaagagacgcgcagcagaggacaGGCCGGAGCACTTCCCCGCGCCTAGTCCGCTGCTGacctcgccgctctcgcagtctccgcggagtcgcagacggcgcaggcagaTGCGCACCGCTTCCccgtcctcgctctccgcagcagacgTCCGGAAACGCTTTCGATTGCTCGAagtcgcgcccgcctcgcgagcCGACTCGCCGATCGCCTCAGATGAAaactgtctcctctccgtgcCTCCCGCGGTGCTGCGGggagccgacggcgacggagaagggcCTGGAAGCCTGGCGACGGCTCACGGGGCTACGTGGCGCGGCGTAGACGACGAACAGGACGACTTCTGGCGCACCtgggaagaggaggaagagtctgaagaagaagcagacagacctggcggcgcggctgcgtcagGTCCCCAG CGCCCGTATCGcacgctgcctgcgccggaTTTGCTGGACGACTTTTACCTGAATCTCGTGGACTGGAGCCGCGACAACGTGCTTGCGGTTGCGCTCAAGTTGAAGCTCTTTCTgtggtcgccgcgcgccgggcgctTTGCCGACGGCCGGCAGTCACACCTTCTCTTcaacgcgagcggcgcgagctcctctccgagcgctgccggcgacgcgcgagag GACGGCGTCGTTTGCGTGAAGTTCTCTCCGCAGTTTCCttcgcttctcctcgtcggATTCCGCAGCGGCTTG GCAGAGCTGTGGGACATCCAGGCCGAAAAGAAGCTGCGGACGCTTCGCGGACACGCCAGCCGAGCGACGGTCGCGGCCTGGAGCCCTACGCAGCTGACGGTCGCGACTGGCGCAAGAGATCAGAAGATCCTTGTGCGGGATCTGCGAGTT GCGCGACCCTACGTTTCATGTTTGGTTGGGCACGGCAGCGAGCTGTGTGGCCTCGACGTGTCTCCTTCCGAGACGCTtctggcgagcggcggcaacGACAACTTGCTCTGCGTGTGGGACTACCGCGCGCTGCCTTGCGCCGTCCCCTCCACTGccgcctctgtcttctcgcggggcggcggcgtggacgccggcgcgctgccctctgccttcttccgcggctcggctgcaggccgctgcacgcggaACCACTATCTGAGCGTCGGGCGcttcgaggacgcggcgtcCCGCTCCGCGGGGGGTGCGCAGTTCTTtctgccggcggcctccgcggcggcggcgcacgggcgagcggcggaacgagagcgaggacgccgcggactCTTTGCAtctccgctgccgtcgctcttcCGGGGGGCTCGAGACCCACTGCTTCTCGACGGCCTCGGGAGCGCAGGCTGCCCGCGCACGTCGTCGCTGTTTCGAGGCcagggagacgcggcgcccgcgcatctggcgtcgtcctctgcgtggaGCGCGGACCggggcggcgctgggcgatggcgcgagagggacgagcgcggagaggagagcggtggacgcgacgccgcgcggcacgcgTCTGATCAGGGCTTTTCGcatctcttcttctcgccgcttcTGCCGGCTTCGGagtccgcggcgggcgccgccgccctctggcCCGGGGACAGCGTGGTGGTCGCGTATCCAGACCGGCCGCAgtctctgtcgctctctgTCGTGGAAAGCGCGTTTCTGGATtccgcaggcgacgtcgctttcggcggtggcgcgcagactgcgtccctgtcctcttcgccgcccctCGCGTTCCCGCTGACCGGGGACggccgagggaggcgcgaagaaggcgaggctgATGAGCGGGTCGCCCGCGACCGCAGACGGGGGGAGAGGACGATTTTGCGCACGCCCCCCGTTCTCGACCATCTTCAGAGTGTCTCGAAttcgcgtcgctcctcttcttcctcgtatTCTTCCCGATTTCCGAgtgccgctgcgcaggaggcgaccacacacgcagcccgcctgctgcctgagcgcgcgaggcgccttttcggggcggcgctgcgcgggctCGACGGGCTCTACGCGGCTGgcttcgcagaggcgcaagacgaagaagcactCTCCTTCTCGCATTCCTCGCGGGTGCTCTTCAGCGCGGCAACGAGGAGATCCGCCGGGGTCCCGGCTGGGGGTCGCGCCCCGCACTCGGGGCTGGGCCTGGGGTTTGCGCACCCGGCGGTCTCGGGTTCGGACGCCGGGCCCTTCCGCCCCGGAGCCCAACGCGGGGCCGCCGGCCTGGGACCCGAGCGGGGCGGCCCctctggcgggcgcgcgggtggcggcggcgccctgtTCAGAGATTCCGCAGCGAGGACAAAGCCCCCGCCGAGCGCGAAAGAAAAGGCGAGAGACAAGGGACGGTCGACGCCGCTCTTCACGTACCAGGAGCACTCGGCCGCGGTGAAGGCCGTCGCGTggtcgccgcacgcgacgGGCCTTCTCGCAAGTGGAGGCGGGACCGCTGATCGCCATGTTCGCTTCTGGAACACGAGCTT GGCGACGACATCGTCGGTATATCGCTTCGACGTGGGCTGCCAAGTCTGCAatctctgtttttctccgCACTCCGAGGAGCTGCTCTCGACACACGGCTTCTCGCTGAACCAGGTCTTCATCTGGGACTATTCGCCACGTCTCCTCTCGTCGtgctccgcgccctcctccgcgccgttcctctcttcgtcgctcgcgtcggTCTCAGACGCCGCACTCAtcagcgccttctcctcttcgcctgcagccgccgccgttgAGCACCCAATGCGCAAGCGCGCGACCCTCTCCG gtCACACCGCGCGCGTGCTTTTTGTTGCCGTCTccccctgcggccgccgcgcggtgactggcgcaggccgcggcgacgagtcGCTCAAGTTCTGGCGCGTCTTCGAGggcgactcgcgcgcctcgggcgaCAACGCCCGCCtcccgcgagacgccggcacGATGCGCGCCCAGGGCTCCGCGCtgtggcgcctgcgagggtcggggcggcttcgccgccgagagcgggCTGACGAGAACGAGAGCTGCGAcacagacggcgacgacgacgcgcgggagGATGCGACGGGATtcggcgcgtggcgctga